Genomic DNA from Ciona intestinalis unplaced genomic scaffold, KH HT000034.2, whole genome shotgun sequence:
TGTTGCGTAAAATGCAAATTAAGCATCAATTTAAgtcaaaaataacaaaccaatatgaaaaatgcatgtttttagGTGAATTAAAGGAAAACTTGGAATTACAAACTAATGAAAAAATTGTAAAGTCTAAAAACACGGGTACTTTTTTGTATCGAAGAAAGTCAAAAACAGGATTTAGAAGCGGTTAATTTGTGACATCTTTGTCATTTTAGaggaaatatattatttacgaGAAATGGTtgataatgttaatataaccTTTTTACGCCTTTCCACAATAGAAAAACGTAACCaatgaagtttatttaaaccCATTGCGAAAGTTACCACCTTTGCTTGCTTTTGACAAACATAGGCGGTAGTTGGACTGCTCGGTATTTCGTTGGCATTGCTTTTACCATGAACTTGCTAACCGCCTGATTCCCTTTTTCGTGATAGAACTCGTCAAAAACTTTTCGAAACATGTAAGTGGACTGTTGCACGTAGCAGCAAGAGCAGGACAGGACATGAGAAGCTATGCTTGGCGCTCATtctatattgcatatatagcAATGCATTTAAAGCCGTATATGCATTTTTACTAATAAGTGTAATGTAAATATGGAAAGGTCGATCAGCTATGTTTTTTAGACGAAAAGTCgatatttgttattttcattcattatttgtttaacacattttacagttataaaaatagCAACATCCAGGTGTGATCAATTTagacaaaaagttaaaatgaaaactttgCAAAGTGTATCGGCAGTATTGCGACAGACCAAACTCGTAAGCGATGTCTTGCTTAAGGTAAAACAATGATTAACTATTGGAGGCATAATGTCTGAGTTTGCATAGCGATGGTCTAAATATAGACTTTTAGATTACGAAATAAACACTATTAAGTAAAACAGGCAACCGGTTATTTCTAAACGTTTTCAATCATTATACAACACATACccaaaaatttttgttttgcgaGTGTTggtattgtattaaaattttcgTGGTCctgtaaaatttacaaaaaaatatggtatagggtgggggaagacgggacacattttcattatatttactCGTCctatatggtagtaaacaaaaagcattcaacgaattataaaaccgtatcctcactgctcccatagaccgttattaattgtttaaaacattatgtgctaaaagtgtcccatgtTCTCCTAACCCTGCTGTATAAACTGTAccaggatctggtgctacgaaaacgtataacagacaaaattcaagtccaaccaattaattgttaaaagatATACATTTTTCCCAAAATGGCACCGTCAGTCTTTTAATCAAATAGAACAAAACCAGCGCATAATATTAAGATTTCCAAcctaaactttatttttaggcCACTGGAAGCGGTAGTGTGCTCACGGCAAGAACCCAGCATGCCAAAAGAGTCGTTCCCGGGGTACGTATTACgtaacaaataacatttattcccctaaattgtgacgtcacattaaaCAAGTTTTGAAAATGTGACGTTCATAGCCTAGCCTCTGCActaatgtatagtagagtggggggagatgagacaactactcattctattttaccgtcgcatttggttgtaaactaAGAAAATTCAAGAATTATGAAAACGTATGGTCAcgacgacttccatagaccgttgttaattgtttttaaaactaccaggatattcaaatattatgtgctgaaggtgtcctaTTTTTCCTATCCTATAATAGCTAACACCCGTCTAATTTTTTAGGCGCATGCTTCACCGTGGTACCTCACACAGATAGATTAGAacaaaactaatgttaaatataacgacaacaaaaagttaatgtgtttgtttgttcCACACAAGGAAACCATTTTAAGCATTATACAAATACGGCTTTTGATGTACTAAATTGTATCTCTATTAAAGCATTACAAATTGCCTTTTAACACATTTAAGTCGCATGTATATTAGTCaaaaatatacagtagagttgggggagatgggacacctttagcacatgacatttaaatatcctgaccgtgttttgaacaagtaACGACAGTGGAAGTCGCAAGGATATTGTTTAACGAtcctttgaattttctttgttagccaccaaatgaaacgagaaaatggaataatatgatgtcccatcttccccatcctactccATATAATAATACggttaatattatatatagatagatattatataaaacaggaGATACCGCAACCCTCTATACCGGTTAACTCGCACAACGAATGGGATCCACTTGAAGAAGTAATTGTTGGTCGACCTGATGGGGCATGCGTTCCGCAGTTTACAACTGAAGTAAAGgtattgtaataaaaacgtttaaaagtttaatatccGAAATTATTGCGATAAAACAGCGTACATCTTGCtctaataatgtttataatgggTTGGAGTAAAATAATCgaagtttttatttctttttttttttattaacaaaaaatatagtagagcgtggatgggacaccttttcgtactattttctcatttgatagtaaacaaagaattataaaaccgcacgacttccatataagaactttgttcttttaaaatacacaaaatataaaagtcatctgaaacttaaattttttagcggtaactatataactatatattcCAATTATTGTATTATAAGTACAATAAGCAAGTCGATATTAATCGATTTTAGGCAAACACGAACGAGAAATATTGggacttttacaaaaaatacggAGGAACACCTTTTCCCGACAAACATATTGAAAAGGCAAAGCAAGAAGTGGAGGAGATGTGTAATGTGTTACGTCATGAAGGGGTCATTGTTCGCAGGCCTGACGTCATAAACTGGGAGAAAGATTATAAAACCCCCGATTTTTCGTCACCAGGTCGGaaacaatttttcttttttagtagggtgggggaagatgagacacatttttattctattttctcgtcccatttggtagcaaacagagatcatttaaagaattataaaactgtattctcacgactcgcACAGAAcgttggtaattttttaaaacacgatcagggtgtttgcatattattataatatcaaGTGGGgagaaatgggacacctttaccacataatacccaaataccccgatcgtgttttaaataattaacaatggtctatatgggagtcgtgtaAGATACAATGAAATTGTGTCCCACACTTCCCTCAGTACTACGTGtactaaaggtttcccatcttatcccacacagtactatacacgagtatacttttaatacatttttttctttttgcgTTTCTGACACATTATGCAAGGTTGAGGCCCTACGAgtaatataccatatatattttaggcCTGAGGCCCATTTTCCCAAATCCCCTTCTTTAGAGTGTGACCCAGAAAATCTTTAAGTAACATTCTTTATGAAATCATTAACTGACCTTGTCCATAAGACTGTTTGTTCAATATTTAGTCGGTCTTTATTCTGCCATGCCTcgagatatcctgatcgtgtttggGAACGAGATCATGGAAGCTCCGATGGCTTGGAGGTCACGTTTCTTCGAATACAGAGCTTACAGGTCCCtgttaaaagaatattttaaagccGGTGCAAAGTGGACAGCCGCACCAAAGCCGCTGATGGGCGACGAATTATATGACAATGTAAGTTAATGTGAATCGAAAACAGGTCGTTGAAAAGGTCTGTTAAGATCACCTTTATTTGGGTTTGCGCAAAAATATGGTGGTTATATTATTATGCTTTACCGCAAAAGTTTATAGCTGACATGGTATCATGAAAGGATGGTTAACATTTCTGATGAGGTGCTAAAATGGTTAGTATGTaggtaatttgtaaatataatgtttatgtCAGTACGTATATAACgtataattgtttataactttaactGATTGTGTACAACTTTAACAAATGACCAACAGAGGAATAACAGACACGTTCAAAAACACATGGGTAACTTTCCCTGTTCCTGTACAGATCGTTAGCCAGACTTTTTATTCAACAACGAACATTTTAAGCTGCGATGTTTAcacaataaaagaataaaacgaACCAAAATGATTTTATCGAAAAGATTTcgcatttgttttaaaaaaataggttttagTAATTCTTGCTGTAAACTAGCGggaaaataaacttataaatCTACCTTAATTTTATATGAACGCAGGGATATGTTACAGACTTATCCAATTGAAAGTATTGAAGACCGGCATCGTCTTGCGAAGGAAGGCCGTTTCGTTACGACTGAATTTGAACCCTGCTTTGACGCTGCTGATTTTATTCGGGCGGGTAGAGACATATTTGTACAGCGGAGTCAGGTATAAATCGTCGTGGGCAAAGTCTAACTTGCATATAATCAGCAAGTTCACGGTACGACTGTCATTTCGTAGTAGAGTCGTGTATACGACCTTGACATTATCTCTGTCGCAACTTACTCCCAGCCGATTCATTGGCACTTAATCTTTAGTTATCAAGATTGTGGGAAATGTTGTTGATAAAAACTACAAGATATATCTTGTCTCTGATCTTCTTAGTTTGGGAGACTCAAACAATCAATGCGTCGTATTTAAATTCGTAAAACGTGCGGTTTTGTATGTATGTGTTTATGCAACTTcttggccggaaaacggcagtctttataacacgagtgttctgttttatagaCATCGTGCccccttacgagttaccatgtatgttactttgtgggggattattattatcatttaattttttatgtatggctgataatttggataactCATTGGTGACCAAGGGTTGGAGCAAGTCGTCAAGTGCCTCGCACAAGAACGCATACgcccacaaaggtagcagtgacgagccctCTTGCCACGCCGTTTTGAAACAACCAATTAAAAAAGGGCAATGAGCTTTAAGTTTAAAGCAAACACGTTTCAATAAATTGAACTAATGGTTAACTTATAGCAGTTTATGTCAACATAGACAGTAAATCGTTTTACACACCACGA
This window encodes:
- the LOC100186832 gene encoding glycine amidinotransferase, mitochondrial-like, with protein sequence MKTLQSVSAVLRQTKLVSDVLLKATGSGSVLTARTQHAKRVVPGEIPQPSIPVNSHNEWDPLEEVIVGRPDGACVPQFTTEVKANTNEKYWDFYKKYGGTPFPDKHIEKAKQEVEEMCNVLRHEGVIVRRPDVINWEKDYKTPDFSSPVGLYSAMPRDILIVFGNEIMEAPMAWRSRFFEYRAYRSLLKEYFKAGAKWTAAPKPLMGDELYDNTYPIESIEDRHRLAKEGRFVTTEFEPCFDAADFIRAGRDIFVQRSQVTNHLGIEWLRRHLGPEYRVHELTFHDPNPMHIDATFNIIGPGLVIANPDRPCNQLKMFEKFGWKIVQAPKPTLSDDHPLWMSSKWLSMNVLMLDEDRVLCSKVEKPIIKMFEKLGIKTVQVDITHANSLGGGFHCWTTDVRRRGELQSYI